In Pajaroellobacter abortibovis, the following are encoded in one genomic region:
- the pyk gene encoding pyruvate kinase, whose product MMVRRSKLVCTLGPACNSVEAIKGLIEAGMDVARLNFSHGTQAEHLKHINYLREASRQSGKWIPALQDLCGPKMRTGQIPERYELKVGTHVTLIEGNESSDPSVIPIPYEGLANDVRPFDTILFDDGRIVAKIAEIKEDRILASIVQGGTMRSYVGVHLPSRTMRVSALTEKDRDDLHFGLEQGVDFVALSFVRRDSDIKFVRQLCAEWNQPTPIIAKIETPDAVENLESIMIATDGVMVARGDLGVEFPPEQVPIIQKKILNTAKRVQRPVIVATEMLQSMTAATRPTRAEASDVANAIFSGTDALMLSGETATGAHPALVTMMMSRIATAAETSLFLEEPPYSIQMVPPHQSTTVAEAIARGACKTAQEIGAKFLVAFTETGSSAIKVSLARPYIPIIAFSPNPRTRRQMGLYWGVIPREAPPLHDMDALICWCTDDLLNFGFASPNDKVVMVFGAPFGVSGSTNSIRVHML is encoded by the coding sequence ATGATGGTTCGTCGCTCAAAACTCGTATGCACGCTTGGGCCCGCTTGTAACTCAGTAGAAGCTATCAAAGGGCTCATTGAAGCAGGGATGGATGTAGCCCGCCTCAACTTCTCTCACGGCACCCAAGCAGAACACCTGAAACACATCAATTATCTACGAGAAGCGAGCAGACAGTCGGGAAAGTGGATTCCTGCATTGCAGGATCTCTGCGGCCCCAAAATGCGCACGGGGCAAATTCCAGAACGATATGAATTAAAGGTAGGCACTCATGTCACCCTAATCGAAGGGAATGAAAGCAGTGATCCTTCCGTTATTCCTATCCCTTACGAGGGACTAGCCAACGATGTGCGACCTTTCGACACGATTCTATTCGATGATGGAAGAATAGTTGCGAAGATAGCAGAAATTAAAGAGGATCGGATTCTAGCTTCCATTGTCCAAGGAGGGACGATGCGCAGCTATGTGGGAGTTCACTTACCGAGTCGCACGATGCGGGTCAGCGCTCTGACCGAAAAAGACCGCGACGACCTTCATTTCGGACTCGAACAAGGGGTTGATTTCGTCGCCCTTTCGTTTGTCAGACGGGATTCAGATATTAAATTCGTCCGCCAGCTGTGTGCAGAATGGAATCAGCCGACTCCGATCATCGCAAAGATTGAAACACCCGATGCAGTTGAAAATCTAGAAAGCATCATGATAGCTACAGATGGTGTTATGGTGGCTCGCGGGGATCTCGGCGTCGAATTCCCACCGGAACAAGTACCCATTATTCAGAAGAAAATTCTCAACACAGCAAAGCGTGTACAACGACCTGTCATTGTAGCCACAGAAATGTTGCAATCGATGACAGCAGCCACACGGCCAACTCGCGCAGAAGCGAGCGATGTGGCCAATGCTATTTTTTCAGGGACAGATGCGCTCATGTTATCCGGTGAAACGGCAACAGGGGCTCATCCCGCACTCGTCACGATGATGATGAGCAGGATTGCAACTGCTGCAGAAACCAGTCTTTTCCTGGAAGAACCACCCTATTCCATCCAAATGGTTCCCCCTCATCAATCCACCACGGTTGCCGAGGCTATTGCGCGAGGGGCCTGCAAAACAGCACAAGAAATTGGAGCCAAGTTTTTAGTGGCGTTCACCGAGACAGGATCTAGCGCCATTAAAGTCAGTCTTGCTCGGCCATACATTCCGATCATCGCTTTTTCTCCTAATCCTCGAACCCGCAGACAAATGGGACTGTACTGGGGCGTCATTCCACGAGAAGCACCTCCTCTTCACGATATGGATGCGCTCATTTGCTGGTGCACCGATGATCTTCTCAATTTCGGTTTTGCCTCCCCTAACGATAAAGTCGTCATGGTGTTCGGAGCCCCTTTTGGTGTCAGTGGAAGCACGAACTCTATCCGTGTGCATATGCTTTGA
- a CDS encoding HD domain-containing protein, translated as MILRDPVHGLVSFETDEEQVVPLLMASAEVQRLRRVRQLGLTSLAFPGAEHTRFGHAIGAAFVMKRFLTRLRSIQHVLPFWQQVTSDIARDALAAALLHDVGHGPFSHLFEGTIKSSSSHEVWTEQILLEPASEVHRLLVSLDPGMPQRVAALIRGEHPLPYLAKAVSGMMDVDRCDYLLRDAYATGVNYGSFDLDWLFQSLCFSPTADPSCAPSLAIHGTKGLPAIEAFILARLFMYQQVYFHKASRAAEWMIRSLLKRVTACLSEGGHLPQVPRAIKQAALGDAIDLTDYLELDDVALTFAMHAWEAVSDPVLSDLAQRIRHRRLFKTLELFGEHAKQENCDRLLQIGKEIAKAGGFDPDFYIGLDVASHVAFSTKQDPLLVVYAKGPARSLDHVSFLLGRLANQQLARIRLIFAPELREDIVAAIGCEVGEEQSSCAASFSS; from the coding sequence ATGATATTACGCGATCCTGTTCATGGATTGGTTAGTTTTGAGACGGATGAGGAGCAGGTCGTCCCTTTGTTGATGGCTTCTGCGGAAGTGCAGCGGTTGCGGCGTGTGCGTCAGTTGGGGCTCACTTCACTCGCTTTTCCTGGTGCAGAGCATACTCGTTTTGGTCATGCGATTGGTGCGGCTTTTGTGATGAAGCGATTTCTTACCCGTCTGCGTTCGATTCAACATGTGCTCCCTTTCTGGCAGCAGGTGACCTCTGATATCGCCCGCGATGCTCTTGCAGCTGCACTGCTGCACGATGTTGGTCATGGTCCATTTTCTCACCTTTTTGAGGGGACTATTAAAAGCTCTTCTTCTCATGAAGTGTGGACGGAGCAGATCCTTCTCGAGCCTGCGAGTGAGGTGCATCGTCTCCTGGTTTCTCTTGATCCAGGGATGCCGCAGCGGGTTGCTGCTTTAATCCGAGGGGAGCACCCTTTGCCCTATTTAGCGAAAGCTGTGAGTGGGATGATGGATGTCGATCGGTGTGATTACCTATTGCGAGATGCTTATGCGACGGGTGTGAATTACGGCTCGTTTGATTTGGATTGGCTTTTTCAAAGCTTGTGTTTCAGTCCCACAGCCGATCCTTCTTGTGCCCCTTCGCTTGCGATTCATGGGACCAAAGGTCTCCCAGCGATCGAAGCTTTTATTCTGGCCAGACTATTCATGTATCAGCAAGTTTATTTCCATAAGGCTTCTCGTGCAGCTGAATGGATGATCCGATCTCTTCTCAAGCGGGTTACTGCTTGTCTGAGCGAAGGAGGACATCTTCCGCAAGTTCCTCGCGCGATTAAACAGGCAGCTTTAGGGGATGCGATCGACCTCACGGATTACCTTGAGCTCGATGATGTAGCATTGACCTTTGCAATGCACGCTTGGGAGGCTGTCTCTGATCCAGTGCTATCCGATCTTGCACAGCGTATTCGCCATCGTCGTCTTTTCAAAACCTTGGAGCTGTTTGGTGAGCACGCAAAGCAAGAGAATTGTGATCGGCTTCTTCAGATTGGAAAAGAAATCGCCAAAGCTGGTGGATTCGATCCGGATTTTTATATCGGTCTTGATGTGGCGAGCCATGTTGCGTTCAGTACCAAGCAAGACCCCTTATTGGTTGTCTATGCAAAAGGGCCTGCTCGCTCGCTTGATCACGTTTCCTTCCTTCTCGGTCGATTGGCGAATCAACAGTTGGCTCGCATTCGACTTATTTTTGCTCCTGAGTTGAGAGAAGATATTGTCGCGGCGATTGGTTGTGAAGTAGGAGAAGAGCAGTCCTCATGCGCTGCTTCCTTTTCTTCTTGA
- a CDS encoding ExbD/TolR family protein has translation MPIQKPGRRLMHHVGLRFVEDKLGGHGSRSVAAGLSLTSMIDFLIVVVVFLLMTFSASGETPIAKNITLPKASNTVDMMDAPIAAVSGESILVDGALAGDIKAIEQNKQVTHIEDLFNALKAKRDLWKQTHPGKDFPGVAILQIDQDVSALIVKSVFQTAATAGYPHVSFMVSGLKN, from the coding sequence ATGCCTATTCAAAAGCCAGGTCGCCGATTGATGCATCATGTCGGGTTACGGTTTGTTGAAGACAAACTCGGAGGACATGGTTCTCGTTCTGTTGCTGCAGGCCTTTCTTTGACAAGCATGATCGACTTTTTGATCGTGGTGGTTGTATTCCTCTTGATGACTTTCAGTGCATCTGGCGAAACTCCAATCGCCAAAAACATTACTTTGCCCAAAGCAAGCAATACCGTAGATATGATGGATGCCCCCATCGCGGCTGTAAGCGGTGAATCTATCCTCGTCGATGGAGCACTTGCGGGGGATATCAAGGCGATCGAGCAAAACAAACAAGTGACCCATATTGAAGATCTGTTCAACGCACTCAAAGCAAAACGAGATCTCTGGAAACAAACCCATCCTGGAAAAGATTTCCCAGGGGTAGCCATCCTCCAAATCGATCAAGATGTATCTGCCTTGATTGTCAAAAGCGTCTTTCAGACCGCTGCGACTGCTGGCTATCCCCATGTGAGCTTCATGGTAAGCGGCCTCAAAAACTGA
- a CDS encoding ExbD/TolR family protein — protein sequence MAGIDVGGGGGGGRRKVDSEINMVPFIDLLMVTISFLLLTAVWSHMARLNAEAQLPGPASSGANQEDKEKKLHFEMSSSNEFTLSWKQGATLISSVTIPRQEEVVIQGNNRLVLYPQLAAKVTSEWQAQGQHQSPTDPKFDQAIIHVTNDTPYTNLIGIMDAISAPKRSLGGSTKDDMVSAFNISFSMN from the coding sequence ATGGCAGGGATTGATGTTGGAGGTGGTGGCGGCGGTGGCCGCCGTAAAGTGGACTCAGAAATTAACATGGTCCCCTTTATCGACCTACTGATGGTGACTATCTCTTTTCTATTGCTCACAGCTGTATGGTCCCATATGGCGCGCCTTAATGCAGAAGCTCAACTGCCAGGTCCTGCTAGCTCAGGTGCGAATCAAGAGGACAAGGAAAAGAAGCTGCATTTCGAAATGAGTTCCTCAAATGAATTCACTCTCTCCTGGAAACAAGGAGCGACTTTGATCAGCAGCGTGACGATTCCACGTCAAGAGGAAGTAGTTATCCAAGGCAACAACCGTCTTGTTCTCTATCCTCAGCTAGCTGCAAAAGTCACTTCAGAATGGCAAGCACAAGGACAACATCAATCCCCAACTGATCCAAAGTTCGATCAAGCGATCATCCATGTAACCAATGATACCCCTTACACCAACCTCATTGGAATTATGGACGCCATCTCCGCGCCAAAACGGTCTCTCGGTGGAAGTACGAAAGACGATATGGTGTCCGCATTCAATATTTCGTTTTCCATGAATTAA
- a CDS encoding MotA/TolQ/ExbB proton channel family protein translates to MLALWKHFREGGWGMYPILFWSVLTTGIILERAIYLYGASINKEVFISTLQSCILAGDISKAIKLCAAADAPLARIVQAGLTKVNRPDEEVQAAMDEAALREMPLISKRTGFLALLANLAMLSGLLGTVTGLITSFGAVSGENVDPGAKARILAEGISEAMNCTAFGLIVAITGLIGFALLNSKSQGIEDDIHEATVRILNLVVTNRQRINVASLPVTH, encoded by the coding sequence ATGCTTGCTCTTTGGAAACATTTTCGTGAAGGGGGATGGGGAATGTACCCCATTCTATTTTGGTCAGTCCTGACCACTGGAATCATTCTAGAACGTGCTATTTATCTTTACGGTGCATCCATCAACAAAGAAGTATTCATTTCCACCTTGCAAAGCTGCATTCTCGCTGGAGACATCAGCAAAGCAATTAAACTATGCGCCGCTGCTGATGCCCCATTGGCCCGAATCGTTCAAGCCGGTCTCACTAAAGTCAATCGCCCGGATGAAGAAGTCCAAGCTGCCATGGATGAAGCAGCCTTGCGAGAAATGCCTTTAATCTCAAAACGAACCGGATTCCTCGCGCTTCTCGCCAACCTCGCGATGTTATCAGGATTGCTTGGAACGGTTACCGGACTGATCACAAGTTTCGGAGCTGTATCAGGAGAAAACGTTGATCCAGGTGCAAAAGCACGGATTCTTGCAGAAGGTATTTCAGAAGCAATGAACTGCACTGCCTTCGGTCTTATCGTTGCTATCACCGGACTCATCGGATTTGCTTTATTGAATAGCAAATCTCAAGGAATCGAGGACGATATCCACGAAGCGACTGTTCGCATACTCAATTTGGTCGTCACCAACCGCCAAAGGATTAACGTAGCATCCTTACCTGTAACTCACTAA
- a CDS encoding MotA/TolQ/ExbB proton channel family protein: MSLGNISVAAANEGGLMEAFRENPTFLSINLVVSAIVVAMIVERTMFQLTKYKVDSKEFFAQIKKLVTAGNLDRAIKLCEAGDYPTLQLVKAGLTHANQGPDEIDAAMSEKIGEIKPAVEKRIGSLWSLANIATLVGLLGTVLGLIHTFGAVSAPGLSAADRQRILASGIAEAMYNTAFGLGIAVTCMIAHLILHQRSKNIQHDLDATQERIFNLLTLYARPNS; this comes from the coding sequence ATGAGTTTGGGGAACATAAGTGTAGCTGCTGCAAATGAAGGCGGCTTGATGGAAGCCTTTAGAGAGAACCCAACGTTCTTATCGATTAACCTTGTCGTGAGTGCGATCGTAGTTGCGATGATCGTGGAGAGAACGATGTTCCAGTTGACGAAGTATAAGGTTGACTCAAAGGAGTTTTTTGCTCAAATTAAAAAGTTAGTAACTGCAGGGAATCTGGATCGTGCGATCAAGCTGTGTGAAGCTGGTGATTATCCAACGCTTCAATTGGTGAAAGCTGGTCTTACTCATGCAAATCAGGGTCCTGATGAAATCGATGCTGCGATGAGTGAAAAGATTGGTGAGATTAAGCCTGCAGTCGAGAAAAGAATAGGGTCTCTTTGGTCACTTGCTAATATCGCAACACTGGTCGGTCTTCTCGGAACGGTTCTTGGTCTTATCCATACCTTCGGCGCCGTTTCTGCTCCGGGGTTGAGCGCAGCTGATCGTCAGCGCATTCTTGCGAGCGGTATTGCAGAAGCCATGTATAATACTGCCTTTGGGTTAGGTATTGCTGTGACCTGTATGATCGCTCACTTAATTCTTCATCAGCGATCGAAGAATATTCAGCACGATCTTGATGCAACGCAAGAGCGGATTTTCAACCTTTTGACGCTTTACGCACGTCCAAACAGTTGA